A DNA window from Staphylococcus warneri contains the following coding sequences:
- a CDS encoding DUF6440 family protein, whose protein sequence is MFNNKKADDRFDVEKVSKDSTMRCYVLTDKETGIQYLATWVSTGGGITPLLDENGNITKVDTTSLKND, encoded by the coding sequence ATGTTTAATAACAAGAAAGCAGATGATCGCTTTGATGTAGAAAAGGTCTCAAAAGATTCTACTATGCGTTGTTATGTATTAACTGATAAAGAAACAGGCATCCAATATCTTGCTACTTGGGTGAGTACAGGTGGTGGTATTACACCATTATTAGATGAAAATGGAAATATAACCAAAGTGGATACTACTTCATTGAAAAATGATTAA
- a CDS encoding CHAP domain-containing protein, which produces MKKIATISTLTAGIGVSLFGINDNHADAAEYNHHQAPQQQGPFHQQSPRGFNGQFSHQDNQNYNQMNGQWHPQFNHQSSGYKQPQFKQQSFKQNNNTTTSNSSSSLNSSSSSSTSGNLYTAGQCTWYVYDRVGGKISTTWGNANNWASAAQADGYTVNHTPEKGAILQSSAGSYGHVAYIESVSSDGSVTVSEMNYSGGPFVTDTRTISASQAKSYNYIHLS; this is translated from the coding sequence ATGAAAAAAATCGCTACAATTTCAACTCTAACTGCTGGTATTGGCGTGTCATTATTTGGGATAAATGACAATCATGCAGATGCTGCAGAATATAATCATCATCAAGCACCTCAACAACAAGGGCCATTTCACCAACAAAGCCCCAGAGGATTTAATGGACAATTTAGCCATCAAGACAACCAAAATTATAATCAAATGAATGGGCAATGGCATCCACAATTTAATCATCAATCTAGTGGTTATAAACAGCCACAATTTAAACAACAATCATTCAAACAAAATAACAATACAACTACAAGTAATAGTTCAAGTAGCTTAAATTCTTCAAGTTCATCATCTACATCTGGTAACTTATACACTGCTGGACAATGTACATGGTACGTTTACGATAGAGTCGGAGGTAAAATCAGTACTACGTGGGGTAATGCAAACAATTGGGCAAGTGCAGCACAAGCAGATGGCTATACTGTAAATCACACACCTGAAAAAGGCGCTATTTTACAATCATCAGCGGGTAGTTATGGCCATGTTGCTTATATAGAAAGCGTTAGTAGTGATGGTTCAGTAACCGTTTCAGAAATGAACTATTCGGGAGGACCATTTGTAACAGACACTCGTACCATTTCAGCAAGCCAAGCTAAATCTTATAACTATATTCATTTATCATAA
- a CDS encoding putative quinol monooxygenase, protein MHYNGDPDGPIDWILCKDDHNPNILWAFEFYRDDASFKRHFDNPVIDEGHDKVIELLDDVPTRVVVYPEYSGKQSEKNSDLLIDSLQPGTVLKMTAKEGKGEELFNLTNKMHYNGDPDGPIDWVLCRAVDDPDVLWAFEFYKDDASFKRHFDNPVIDEGHDKVIELLADMPMRVEVHAMYSSKKV, encoded by the coding sequence ATGCACTACAACGGAGATCCAGATGGCCCAATAGATTGGATATTGTGTAAAGATGATCATAACCCCAATATTTTGTGGGCATTCGAATTTTATAGAGACGATGCCTCATTCAAACGTCATTTCGATAATCCAGTTATAGATGAAGGTCATGATAAAGTTATTGAGCTTTTAGATGATGTGCCAACAAGAGTTGTAGTATATCCAGAATATTCAGGTAAGCAAAGCGAAAAAAATTCAGATTTATTGATTGATTCCCTACAACCTGGAACAGTTTTAAAGATGACAGCCAAAGAAGGAAAAGGTGAAGAGTTATTTAATTTAACAAATAAGATGCACTACAACGGAGATCCAGACGGCCCAATAGATTGGGTATTGTGTAGAGCCGTTGATGACCCAGATGTATTATGGGCATTTGAATTTTATAAAGACGATGCTTCATTTAAACGTCATTTTGATAATCCAGTTATAGACGAAGGACATGACAAAGTCATCGAATTGTTAGCGGATATGCCAATGAGAGTAGAAGTTCATGCTATGTATTCTAGTAAAAAAGTATAA
- a CDS encoding acetyl-CoA C-acetyltransferase has protein sequence MSRIVLAEAYRTPIGVFGGAFKDIPAYDLGATLIKHILKTTQIDPKEINEVILGNVLQAGQGQNPARIASIKGGLPESVPAFTVNKVCGSGLKSIQLAYQSILAGDNDVVLAGGMESMSQSPMLMKNARFGFKMGNQALVDSMVADGLTDVFNDYHMGITAENLVEKYSISREAQDEFAAQSQQKAEAAQNSGAFDAEIVPVEVPQRKGEPIVVSEDEGIRKGTTADKLSHLRPAFKKGGSVTAGNASGINDGASIMLVMTEEKAKELNIKPIAILDGFGTSGVDPSIMGIGPVDAVKKALQRTNQSIEDIDVFELNEAFASQALAVNQELQLPAEKVNTKGGAIALGHPIGASGARILVTLLHQLNEEKQSGIASLCIGGGQGIATAVTRYQE, from the coding sequence ATGTCTCGTATCGTATTAGCTGAAGCATATCGTACACCAATTGGCGTGTTTGGAGGCGCTTTTAAAGATATTCCTGCCTATGATTTAGGTGCTACTTTAATTAAACACATTTTAAAAACAACTCAAATTGATCCAAAAGAAATTAATGAAGTGATATTAGGTAACGTTTTACAAGCAGGTCAAGGACAAAACCCAGCTCGCATAGCATCAATTAAGGGTGGTTTACCTGAATCTGTTCCAGCATTTACAGTAAATAAAGTCTGTGGTTCAGGATTAAAATCTATTCAATTAGCGTATCAATCTATTTTAGCAGGTGACAATGACGTCGTATTAGCAGGTGGCATGGAAAGTATGTCACAATCACCGATGCTTATGAAAAATGCACGCTTCGGGTTTAAAATGGGTAACCAAGCGTTAGTTGATAGTATGGTAGCAGATGGATTAACAGATGTATTTAATGATTATCATATGGGGATTACGGCTGAAAACTTAGTTGAAAAATATAGTATTAGCCGTGAAGCACAAGATGAATTTGCTGCACAATCACAACAAAAAGCAGAAGCCGCTCAAAATAGTGGTGCTTTTGATGCGGAAATCGTTCCAGTCGAGGTGCCACAACGCAAAGGCGAGCCTATTGTCGTATCAGAAGACGAAGGTATTAGAAAAGGTACAACAGCTGATAAATTGAGTCACTTGAGACCTGCCTTTAAAAAGGGCGGATCAGTAACAGCTGGTAATGCGTCAGGTATTAATGACGGTGCATCAATAATGTTAGTAATGACTGAAGAAAAGGCAAAAGAATTAAATATTAAACCTATCGCTATTTTAGACGGCTTTGGTACTAGTGGTGTGGATCCTTCTATTATGGGGATTGGTCCGGTTGACGCAGTGAAAAAAGCACTACAACGTACAAACCAATCTATTGAAGATATCGATGTCTTCGAACTTAATGAAGCATTTGCATCACAGGCTTTAGCAGTAAATCAAGAATTACAATTACCTGCTGAAAAGGTTAATACTAAAGGTGGTGCCATTGCTTTAGGTCATCCTATAGGTGCCTCAGGTGCACGTATATTAGTGACACTTTTACATCAATTAAACGAAGAAAAGCAATCAGGTATTGCCTCATTATGCATTGGTGGCGGACAAGGTATTGCGACAGCGGTGACACGTTATCAAGAGTAA
- the uidA gene encoding beta-glucuronidase yields the protein MLYPILTETRQLVDLSGTWKFKLIQHQEAIDVSHPLDTEDVMAVPGSYNDQGVIQSIRRHVGEVVYERTIVIPKHLNGERIVLRFGSVTHHATVYIDGQEVVTHSGGFLPFEADISDIATVGTHRLTVKVNNVLTHSTLPVGNYSEQTREDGTVIPINEPNFDFFNYAGIHRPVKIYTTPHTFISDIAINPELKGVDESIVHYEVSMVNGGEKVDSVKITILDENDHAVAESEGAKGDVTIQNPKLWQPLDAYLYNMKVELLNDNECVDVYTERFGIRSVEVKDGQFLINDKPFYFKGFGKHEDTYYNGRGLNESANVMDINLMKWIGANSFRTSHYPYSEEMMRLADEQGIVVIDETTGVGIHLNFMVTLGGAMTHDTWKEIDTHQAHQEVIEDLIARDKNHACVVMWSIANEPASNEAGAKAYFEPFVNLAREKDPQHRPVTIVTILTAQPDVCEVQDLVDVLCLNRYYGWYTQSGDLESAKQSLDNELAEWSIRQPNKPIMFTEYGADTLAGLHAIDDQMFTEEYQLNYYKANHEIMDKYPQFIGEQTWNFADFETSNGIIRVQGNKKGIFTRDRKPKAIAHYFKERWQHIPHFGYKS from the coding sequence TTGTTATATCCAATATTAACTGAAACAAGACAGCTAGTTGATTTGTCAGGAACATGGAAGTTTAAATTAATCCAACATCAAGAAGCAATAGATGTTAGTCATCCGTTGGACACAGAGGACGTGATGGCGGTTCCAGGTTCGTATAATGATCAAGGTGTGATTCAGAGCATTAGACGTCATGTAGGTGAGGTCGTCTACGAAAGAACAATTGTCATTCCTAAACATCTTAACGGGGAACGTATTGTCTTACGATTTGGTTCTGTAACACATCATGCCACAGTGTATATCGATGGCCAAGAAGTCGTTACCCATTCTGGAGGTTTTCTACCTTTTGAAGCCGATATTTCCGATATTGCAACAGTAGGAACCCATCGATTAACTGTGAAAGTAAACAATGTATTAACACATAGCACATTGCCAGTGGGTAATTACAGTGAGCAAACACGAGAAGACGGGACAGTCATACCTATCAACGAGCCTAATTTTGACTTCTTTAATTATGCAGGTATTCACCGTCCTGTGAAAATTTATACGACACCTCACACATTTATTAGTGATATAGCCATTAACCCAGAATTAAAAGGGGTTGATGAGAGTATAGTTCATTATGAAGTATCGATGGTGAACGGTGGCGAAAAAGTAGACAGCGTTAAAATCACGATTCTGGATGAAAATGATCATGCAGTAGCCGAAAGCGAAGGCGCTAAAGGCGATGTAACTATTCAAAATCCTAAATTGTGGCAACCTTTAGATGCCTATTTATACAATATGAAAGTAGAATTACTCAACGATAATGAGTGTGTAGATGTTTATACAGAACGTTTCGGTATTCGATCTGTTGAAGTGAAGGATGGACAGTTTTTAATTAATGACAAACCATTTTATTTCAAAGGTTTCGGTAAACATGAAGATACGTATTATAATGGTCGAGGCTTAAACGAATCAGCTAACGTCATGGACATCAACTTAATGAAATGGATAGGTGCTAATTCATTTAGAACCTCTCATTACCCATATTCAGAAGAAATGATGCGTTTAGCAGATGAACAAGGTATTGTAGTGATAGATGAGACAACAGGTGTCGGTATACATCTTAATTTTATGGTTACCTTAGGTGGCGCAATGACACATGATACATGGAAAGAAATTGATACTCATCAAGCTCATCAAGAAGTCATCGAAGACTTGATTGCAAGAGACAAGAATCATGCATGCGTAGTCATGTGGTCAATTGCCAATGAGCCAGCGTCTAATGAAGCGGGTGCTAAAGCGTACTTTGAGCCATTTGTAAATTTAGCACGTGAAAAAGATCCACAACATCGCCCAGTGACTATCGTGACTATTTTAACGGCACAACCAGATGTATGTGAAGTTCAAGATTTAGTCGATGTGCTTTGTCTCAATAGATACTATGGTTGGTATACACAATCAGGTGATTTAGAAAGCGCTAAACAATCATTAGATAATGAGTTGGCAGAATGGTCGATACGACAACCAAATAAGCCTATCATGTTTACAGAGTATGGTGCGGATACGCTTGCAGGTCTACATGCGATTGATGATCAAATGTTTACAGAAGAGTATCAACTGAATTATTATAAAGCCAATCATGAAATTATGGATAAATATCCACAATTCATCGGTGAGCAAACATGGAACTTTGCTGACTTTGAAACATCAAATGGTATTATCCGTGTTCAAGGTAATAAAAAAGGTATCTTCACACGAGATCGTAAGCCAAAAGCGATTGCCCATTACTTTAAAGAACGTTGGCAACATATACCTCATTTTGGTTATAAATCTTAA
- a CDS encoding SDR family oxidoreductase produces MELPFNVDLSNKVVVITGGTGVLGSAMSMALAQSGAKVAMIGISEDADGLVDKTEKAGGTARVFLGDVTKKAEMERVKKEVNDAFGSVDILINGAGGNSPKGTTDDERFEGELEQDGKTFFDLDEKSVGFVMDLNFLGTFIPSQVFATDMLDKDEATIINISSMNAFTPLTKIPGYSGAKAAISNFTQWLSVYFSKTNIRVNAIAPGFLLTKQNEALLLNEDGSYTERSRKIINATPMERFGKPEELIGALLFLVNEQASSFVNGVVLPIDGGFNAYSGV; encoded by the coding sequence ATGGAATTGCCTTTCAATGTCGATTTATCAAATAAAGTCGTTGTGATTACTGGAGGTACTGGTGTACTTGGTAGTGCAATGTCTATGGCTTTAGCACAAAGTGGTGCTAAAGTCGCAATGATTGGAATCAGTGAAGACGCAGATGGTCTAGTAGATAAAACAGAAAAAGCAGGTGGCACTGCACGTGTGTTTTTAGGCGATGTAACTAAAAAAGCCGAAATGGAAAGAGTTAAAAAAGAAGTTAATGATGCATTTGGCAGTGTAGATATTTTAATCAATGGTGCTGGTGGAAACTCTCCTAAAGGCACAACAGATGATGAACGTTTTGAAGGTGAACTTGAGCAAGATGGTAAGACATTCTTTGATTTAGATGAAAAGAGTGTTGGTTTTGTGATGGATTTAAACTTCTTAGGTACGTTTATTCCTTCTCAAGTGTTTGCGACAGATATGTTAGACAAAGATGAAGCTACAATTATTAATATTTCATCTATGAATGCATTCACACCATTAACTAAAATTCCAGGATACAGTGGTGCTAAAGCGGCAATCAGTAACTTTACACAATGGTTAAGTGTATATTTCTCTAAAACAAATATTAGAGTTAATGCCATTGCACCAGGATTTCTACTAACAAAACAGAATGAAGCATTACTATTGAACGAAGACGGAAGTTACACGGAACGCTCTAGAAAAATCATCAATGCTACCCCTATGGAGCGCTTCGGTAAACCGGAAGAATTAATTGGAGCATTATTATTCTTAGTAAATGAACAGGCATCTAGTTTTGTAAATGGTGTGGTATTACCAATCGATGGAGGATTTAACGCATATTCCGGTGTCTAA